A stretch of Odocoileus virginianus isolate 20LAN1187 ecotype Illinois chromosome 31, Ovbor_1.2, whole genome shotgun sequence DNA encodes these proteins:
- the LOC139032469 gene encoding liprin-alpha-1-like — protein sequence MVSRYVPSLQMTADKQQARSPAGMTSEVEVLRALKFLFEYQKALDEKLRQQARVPATVAQAFERDEGVSDGEGDGVTLLSSAAQLPPSRQADAETLSAMLQHQLDAINEQIRWVCLNSAPQKLGFSEELSSPRRCVSVPW from the exons ATGGTTTCCCGGTACGTGCCGTCCCTCCAGATGACGGCGGACAAGCAGCAGGCGCGGTCCCCAGCCGGCATGACCAGCGAGGTGGAGGTGCTCAGGGCGCTGAAATTTCTATTTGAGTACCAGAAGGCCCTGGACGAGAAG TTGAGACAGCAGGCCCGCGTGCCGGCCACCGTGGCCCAGGCCTTCGAGAGAGACGAAGGCGTGTCTGACGGCGAGGGCGACGGGGTCACCCTCCTCAGCTCGGCCGCTCAGCTGCCGCCCAGCAGGCAGGCTGATGCCGAGACTCTGTCTGCGATGCTTCAGCACCAGCTGGACGCCATCAATGAACAGATCCGGTGGGTGTGCCTGAACTCAGCTCCCCAGAAACTGGGCTTCTCCGAGGAGCTGTCTTCTCCTAGGAGATGTGTGAGTGTTCCTTGGTGA